From one Amycolatopsis sp. FDAARGOS 1241 genomic stretch:
- a CDS encoding SDR family NAD(P)-dependent oxidoreductase — translation MAAADQVVAAGGAAVITGRDKDKLRKAVEALLRDGRAWGIHGALTDRGQVPEIRKQLAADHAGPTLLVNAAGFVVPKPFSEHDEAFYDSSNDLDRGLFLITQTVVAGMVTGAGVAPL, via the coding sequence GTGGCTGCGGCCGACCAGGTGGTTGCCGCGGGTGGTGCGGCCGTGATCACCGGCCGGGACAAGGACAAGCTCCGGAAAGCGGTCGAAGCGCTGTTGCGAGACGGGAGAGCCTGGGGCATCCATGGGGCCCTGACTGATCGTGGTCAGGTCCCTGAGATCCGCAAGCAGCTCGCCGCCGACCACGCCGGCCCGACCTTGCTCGTCAACGCGGCGGGATTCGTCGTCCCGAAACCGTTCAGCGAGCACGACGAAGCCTTCTACGACTCCTCCAACGACCTGGACCGCGGGTTGTTCTTGATCACGCAGACGGTCGTCGCGGGCATGGTCACCGGGGCCGGGGTGGCGCCATTGTGA
- a CDS encoding RraA family protein: MNEKQQPDLPSVAGLASASLVDAVGRLYSHRAHIMGLVSPRPDLVLFGPAVTISFLPYRQDLEDVNGPAFADWFYRAVGSNPQGKVLVMTHGGYPDASHGGGTKLSRVRNNELAGVLTDGRLRDFDQLAEWGFATFCGGEATRWGGDTVTPAAANVPVEIGGVRIVPEDYVFADRAGAVVIPGGSVNEAIAIAREIEREENAALVSIREEDRPSR, from the coding sequence GTGAACGAGAAGCAGCAGCCTGACCTGCCGTCCGTCGCCGGACTCGCCTCGGCTTCGCTCGTCGATGCCGTCGGCCGCCTCTACAGCCACCGCGCGCACATCATGGGCCTGGTCAGTCCCCGCCCGGACCTGGTCCTGTTCGGCCCTGCGGTGACGATCTCGTTCCTGCCTTACCGTCAGGACCTGGAGGACGTCAACGGGCCTGCGTTCGCGGACTGGTTCTACCGGGCCGTCGGCTCGAATCCCCAGGGCAAGGTCCTGGTCATGACCCACGGCGGCTACCCCGACGCCTCTCACGGGGGCGGCACGAAGCTCTCCCGGGTACGAAACAACGAGCTGGCCGGGGTGCTCACCGACGGCCGGTTGCGCGACTTCGACCAGCTCGCCGAGTGGGGCTTTGCCACATTCTGCGGCGGCGAGGCAACCCGGTGGGGTGGGGACACCGTCACTCCGGCTGCTGCGAACGTCCCGGTGGAAATCGGCGGCGTGCGCATCGTCCCAGAGGACTACGTGTTCGCCGACCGGGCCGGCGCGGTCGTAATTCCTGGCGGGAGCGTGAACGAAGCGATCGCGATCGCCCGCGAGATCGAGCGCGAAGAAAACGCCGCGCTGGTTTCGATACGCGAGGAGGACCGGCCATCGCGCTGA
- a CDS encoding molybdopterin-dependent oxidoreductase has translation MRGPWLTSVFGAVLLVMLPVVILTGLLDYIAYGPQFRQAFPVDVGWLHLPFFDWPTRPSWLFRLTEGLHVGLGLVMIPVVLAKLWSVVPKLFAWPLSRSIAQLLERLSLVLLVGGILFEIATGVLNIQYDYIFGFSFYRAHYVGAWVFIGAFVSHVVIKLPKMVRALRSRSLRAELRTSRAETRPEPVDSDLVAVAPKAATISRRGALGLVGGGALLVGVLTAGQTIGGFTRSWALLLPRGRSYGDGPNDFQVNKTAVAAQITARDTGPAWRLSLLGGPRPVHFDRAQLLAMPQHAATLPIACVEGWSATQDWSGVRLRDLASAAGVPDPERAMVVSFDAGSFGRATLQGNQVLDPDALLALRVNGTDLSLDHGFPARVIVPALPGVHCTKWVRSIEFRSR, from the coding sequence TTGCGTGGGCCGTGGCTGACGTCGGTCTTCGGCGCGGTGCTGCTGGTGATGCTGCCGGTGGTGATCCTTACGGGGCTGCTGGACTACATCGCGTACGGCCCGCAGTTCCGGCAAGCCTTCCCCGTCGACGTCGGCTGGCTGCACTTGCCGTTCTTCGACTGGCCGACCCGGCCGTCGTGGTTGTTCCGGCTGACCGAGGGTCTGCACGTCGGCCTCGGTCTCGTGATGATCCCGGTGGTGCTGGCGAAGCTTTGGTCGGTGGTGCCGAAGCTGTTCGCGTGGCCACTGTCGCGGTCGATCGCCCAGCTGCTGGAGCGGCTGTCGCTGGTGCTGCTGGTCGGTGGCATCCTGTTCGAGATCGCCACGGGTGTGTTGAACATCCAGTACGATTACATCTTCGGGTTCAGCTTCTACCGCGCGCACTACGTCGGGGCGTGGGTGTTCATCGGGGCATTCGTCTCCCATGTCGTGATCAAGCTGCCGAAGATGGTCAGGGCGCTGCGTTCGAGGTCGCTGCGGGCGGAACTGCGCACGTCTCGCGCCGAGACCCGGCCTGAACCCGTTGACAGCGATCTGGTCGCCGTCGCGCCTAAAGCAGCGACCATCAGCCGTCGGGGCGCGCTGGGGCTCGTCGGTGGCGGGGCGCTGCTGGTCGGTGTACTCACCGCCGGGCAGACCATCGGCGGGTTCACCCGCAGCTGGGCGTTGCTGTTGCCGCGCGGGCGGTCCTACGGTGACGGGCCCAACGACTTCCAGGTCAACAAGACCGCCGTCGCCGCGCAGATCACGGCCAGGGACACCGGTCCGGCGTGGCGGTTGTCGCTGCTGGGCGGTCCACGTCCCGTTCACTTCGACCGCGCCCAGCTCCTCGCGATGCCCCAGCACGCCGCCACGCTGCCGATCGCCTGCGTGGAAGGGTGGTCCGCAACGCAGGACTGGTCGGGGGTCCGCCTCCGCGACCTTGCTTCGGCGGCCGGCGTGCCGGATCCGGAGCGGGCGATGGTCGTGTCCTTCGACGCCGGCTCGTTCGGCCGTGCCACCCTGCAGGGCAACCAGGTGCTGGACCCCGATGCCTTGCTGGCCTTGCGGGTCAACGGCACCGACTTGTCACTGGACCACGGCTTCCCGGCCAGGGTCATCGTGCCGGCCCTGCCGGGGGTGCACTGCACCAAGTGGGTCAGGTCCATCGAGTTCCGGAGCCGCTGA
- a CDS encoding SsgA family sporulation/cell division regulator → MAGESSNRCGEHSVGCFAPLGNAYPSRSAHLVAHSTDSGPGEPSITPRLPAGGAPAEDPLERGVRVQLCRSFTVAATLEPNGEPRVTWYLSRDLLRSGLHDKSGAGDVQAWPIVVAGRPELHLRLACRQVVAVFELDLDQLAAWLEETYEVVPSAEECRYVDWDAHAADLLSW, encoded by the coding sequence GTGGCCGGTGAATCGTCCAACAGATGCGGCGAGCATTCGGTGGGTTGCTTCGCTCCACTGGGCAATGCGTATCCATCGCGTTCTGCGCATCTCGTTGCGCATTCCACCGACTCCGGACCAGGCGAACCCTCGATCACCCCACGTCTACCGGCTGGTGGAGCGCCCGCTGAGGATCCCCTTGAACGCGGAGTTCGAGTACAGCTTTGCCGATCCTTCACCGTCGCGGCGACCCTGGAACCGAACGGGGAGCCCAGGGTCACGTGGTACCTCTCCCGCGACCTTCTCCGATCCGGTCTGCACGACAAGAGCGGGGCCGGCGACGTGCAGGCGTGGCCCATCGTCGTCGCCGGACGGCCTGAGCTGCACCTGCGCCTGGCGTGCCGGCAAGTCGTGGCGGTGTTCGAGCTCGATCTTGACCAACTGGCCGCATGGCTCGAGGAAACCTACGAGGTGGTGCCATCGGCTGAGGAGTGCAGATACGTGGACTGGGACGCTCATGCGGCAGACCTGCTCAGCTGGTGA
- a CDS encoding AAA family ATPase — MQCGQGQHGPVTQVPAPRSDGGTPVGRSGDLDRIRRLLRTGDGGGSLLLLGEAGVGKSLVLDSVAAAVAAEGGLVLRAAGAEFEADVSYSGLNQVLFPLRDAFDTLDDAYRDALRVALGFGTGTPPERLVVSNAALVLLTAVAGDRPLLLVIDDLPWIDRASAVVLGFIARRLSGTRISFLAAMRLNSEGFFERGRLPEYVLPPLGRDTASQLVSARFPGLVGAARERILDSAEGNPLALRELPAALNGAQRAASEELSEVLPLTQRLQALFGSRLAELPPQTQRLLLLATLIGSSDLGPLQAAARRLPDDADLDDLAAAERARLVRVDQASHHLSFRHPLICSALFELSTSSQRRAAHRAAAEVLVGRPERRAWHLSEATLEPDDQVASLLEEAARRILRRGDAVGAVRALTRAGELSPSAPARSRRLAEAAYISAEVAGLSTARRNCWRGRGAPIPS; from the coding sequence ATGCAGTGCGGGCAAGGACAGCATGGTCCCGTGACTCAGGTCCCCGCGCCTCGGTCCGACGGTGGGACTCCGGTCGGTCGCAGTGGCGACCTCGACCGGATCCGTCGTTTGCTCCGCACCGGAGACGGTGGTGGATCACTGCTGTTGCTGGGTGAAGCCGGGGTCGGCAAGTCGCTCGTCCTGGACTCCGTAGCAGCGGCCGTCGCGGCGGAGGGTGGTCTGGTCTTGCGTGCCGCCGGGGCGGAGTTCGAGGCGGATGTGAGTTACTCCGGCCTCAACCAGGTCCTCTTCCCGCTCCGGGACGCCTTCGACACGCTGGACGACGCGTATCGCGACGCCCTGCGCGTGGCGCTGGGCTTCGGTACCGGGACGCCACCGGAGCGGCTGGTCGTGTCCAATGCGGCGCTCGTCCTGCTGACCGCGGTCGCCGGAGACCGGCCGCTGCTCCTGGTCATCGACGACCTGCCGTGGATCGACCGGGCGAGCGCCGTAGTGCTCGGTTTCATCGCGCGCCGGCTCTCCGGCACCCGAATCAGTTTCCTGGCAGCGATGCGGCTCAATTCCGAGGGATTCTTCGAGCGCGGACGCCTGCCCGAGTACGTACTTCCGCCCCTTGGTCGCGACACCGCGTCCCAGCTGGTCAGCGCGCGGTTCCCGGGGCTCGTCGGCGCCGCACGCGAACGGATCCTCGACAGCGCCGAGGGCAACCCTCTGGCACTGCGCGAGCTTCCGGCAGCGTTGAACGGTGCTCAGCGCGCGGCGTCCGAGGAGCTATCGGAAGTGCTGCCGCTCACGCAGCGTTTGCAGGCGCTGTTCGGATCACGCCTCGCCGAACTGCCTCCACAGACGCAGCGCCTGCTGTTGCTGGCCACCCTCATCGGCAGCAGTGATCTCGGGCCGCTTCAGGCGGCAGCGCGACGCCTGCCCGACGACGCGGACCTGGATGACCTCGCCGCGGCGGAACGAGCCCGACTGGTCCGCGTGGACCAGGCTTCCCACCACCTCAGCTTCCGCCACCCGTTGATCTGCTCAGCCCTGTTCGAGCTGTCGACGAGCAGCCAGCGCCGCGCCGCTCACCGGGCCGCGGCTGAGGTCCTGGTCGGCCGACCAGAGCGCCGGGCCTGGCATCTGAGCGAGGCGACGCTGGAACCGGACGACCAGGTCGCGAGCCTCCTCGAAGAAGCGGCGCGGAGAATCTTGCGACGCGGAGACGCGGTGGGGGCGGTGCGCGCGCTGACCCGTGCCGGGGAGCTCAGCCCGTCCGCCCCCGCCCGTAGCCGCCGGCTCGCGGAAGCGGCGTACATCAGTGCGGAAGTCGCCGGGCTCTCGACCGCGCGTCGGAACTGCTGGAGGGGGCGCGGCGCGCCGATCCCCAGCTGA
- a CDS encoding response regulator transcription factor: MPRHGGPAVKRLLTPQELEIAELAASGLTNKQIAQRLHISHRTVGAHLYQLYPKLSITSRAMLREALEALSDS; the protein is encoded by the coding sequence GTGCCACGGCACGGTGGGCCGGCAGTCAAGCGGCTGCTCACGCCCCAGGAACTGGAAATCGCCGAACTCGCCGCATCGGGTCTGACCAACAAACAGATCGCACAGCGGCTCCATATCTCTCACCGGACCGTTGGCGCGCACCTGTACCAGCTGTACCCGAAACTGAGCATCACCTCGCGGGCAATGCTGCGTGAAGCGCTCGAGGCGCTGTCCGATTCGTGA
- a CDS encoding SDR family NAD(P)-dependent oxidoreductase → MPWYTRGRSPSDQHSAAPQSKVVFVPGASAGVGKLVVRAIADAGHVVYAGVDSTGDTGTRLMNELDEYGRKNSVRLRVVKLLPQDRHSVDAAVHTVTVESGRIDTVVHTVGPATLGPIESFTPYQLSQLYDFNVVFPQRVNRAVLPQMRQRRSGMMIWLGRSLSAVAAPYLAPFSATCAAQELMAKSYAMELTGFGIDSHLLVPASSVPDEGSPEDPGWPDDIAAAADYCGASSQLLHQARRALRRSRATDEKLVQKIIELVGRPSDRPLLEPGRLDRLPPSSN, encoded by the coding sequence GTGCCCTGGTACACGCGCGGTAGGTCGCCCTCGGATCAGCATTCGGCTGCTCCGCAGAGCAAGGTCGTCTTCGTCCCGGGGGCGTCCGCCGGCGTCGGTAAGCTGGTCGTCCGGGCCATCGCCGACGCAGGCCACGTCGTCTACGCAGGGGTCGACAGTACTGGTGACACCGGTACGCGACTCATGAACGAGCTGGACGAATACGGCCGGAAGAACTCGGTCCGCCTGAGAGTAGTCAAGCTGTTGCCGCAGGACCGCCATTCCGTCGACGCTGCCGTACACACGGTGACAGTGGAATCGGGTCGCATCGACACGGTCGTGCACACGGTGGGTCCGGCAACACTGGGCCCCATCGAGTCGTTCACGCCGTACCAGCTTTCGCAGCTCTACGACTTCAACGTCGTGTTCCCCCAGCGGGTCAACCGCGCCGTGCTGCCACAGATGCGGCAACGCCGCAGTGGCATGATGATCTGGCTCGGCCGGTCGCTCTCCGCTGTCGCGGCGCCCTACCTGGCCCCGTTCTCCGCAACCTGCGCAGCGCAGGAACTAATGGCCAAGAGCTACGCGATGGAGCTCACCGGGTTCGGCATCGACAGTCATCTGCTCGTGCCCGCGTCCTCAGTGCCGGACGAGGGCTCACCAGAAGACCCAGGGTGGCCCGATGACATCGCCGCAGCCGCAGACTACTGCGGAGCTTCGAGTCAGCTACTACATCAAGCCCGTCGAGCACTGCGCCGCTCGCGCGCGACCGACGAAAAGCTGGTGCAGAAGATCATCGAGCTGGTCGGCCGGCCGTCGGACCGGCCGCTGCTCGAACCCGGCCGGCTCGATCGGCTTCCCCCCTCCTCGAACTGA
- a CDS encoding RNA polymerase sigma factor: MTTTETSGRVLAGGRGFDPESATWVRELSPGSPNFEDACRRLYAMLITIARRETARRSSISRISGPELEDLAHQAAADALMRITHKIGEFRGDAQFKTWAFKFVIFEVSTKVGRHFWRDHRVSLDQDETNHARAAVGDEPPHQAQALELRAALTHAIENVLTEHQRTVFVAVAIDNVPMDALAARLDTNRNAIYKSMFDARRNIRAYLVANDFIA; the protein is encoded by the coding sequence ATGACCACGACGGAAACCAGTGGACGGGTCCTGGCCGGCGGACGGGGTTTTGACCCCGAGTCCGCCACGTGGGTCCGGGAATTGAGCCCTGGCAGTCCAAACTTCGAGGATGCCTGCCGTCGACTCTATGCGATGCTCATCACGATAGCCAGGAGGGAGACCGCACGCAGGTCCTCGATCTCGCGGATCAGCGGCCCTGAGCTCGAAGACCTGGCCCACCAGGCCGCAGCCGATGCGCTCATGCGCATCACCCACAAGATCGGGGAGTTCCGCGGCGACGCACAGTTCAAGACGTGGGCTTTCAAGTTCGTCATCTTCGAGGTGTCGACGAAAGTCGGCCGGCACTTCTGGCGCGACCACCGCGTGTCCCTCGACCAGGACGAGACGAACCACGCACGCGCCGCAGTCGGCGACGAGCCACCCCACCAGGCCCAAGCTCTCGAGCTCAGAGCCGCCCTCACCCACGCCATCGAGAACGTACTGACCGAACACCAGCGAACCGTCTTCGTCGCCGTGGCAATCGACAACGTTCCCATGGACGCCCTCGCCGCCCGACTGGACACCAACCGCAACGCCATCTACAAGTCGATGTTCGACGCCCGACGCAACATTCGGGCCTACCTGGTGGCAAACGACTTTATTGCCTGA
- a CDS encoding sulfite oxidase-like oxidoreductase yields the protein MITRGFVGRQRSGRDPRLPPGQYDAGSEWPVLHAEATPSISTDEWTFTIDGLVDKPTSWTWDEIHALEPDRYEGAIHCVTTWSKFDMTFDGVSIDTLLELTGVSDDAAYVLARSHTGYTTNLPIEDLVDGRAWVVWDVNGAPLDDIHGGPARLLVPHLYFWKSAKWVSGLKFMAEDEQGFWERNGYHDHGDPWLEQRYQGD from the coding sequence ATGATCACAAGAGGCTTCGTCGGGCGCCAGCGCTCCGGCCGGGATCCGCGGCTGCCACCAGGTCAGTACGACGCGGGTAGCGAATGGCCGGTGCTGCACGCGGAAGCGACGCCGTCGATCAGCACCGACGAGTGGACTTTCACCATCGACGGCCTCGTCGACAAGCCCACCAGCTGGACCTGGGACGAGATCCACGCCCTCGAACCGGACCGGTACGAGGGCGCCATCCACTGCGTCACGACGTGGTCGAAGTTCGACATGACCTTCGACGGGGTCTCCATCGACACGCTGCTCGAGCTCACCGGGGTGAGCGATGACGCGGCGTACGTGCTGGCGCGCTCGCACACCGGCTACACGACCAACCTGCCGATCGAGGACTTGGTCGACGGCCGGGCCTGGGTGGTGTGGGACGTCAACGGCGCACCGCTGGACGACATCCACGGTGGCCCGGCCCGGCTGCTGGTGCCACACCTGTACTTCTGGAAGAGCGCCAAGTGGGTGTCCGGGCTGAAGTTCATGGCCGAGGACGAGCAGGGCTTCTGGGAGCGAAACGGCTACCACGACCACGGTGACCCGTGGCTCGAGCAGCGTTACCAGGGGGACTGA
- a CDS encoding ferritin-like domain-containing protein — protein MFGKRYAAAMIARSAENVRDRRRFLQAAGMAGLGVVGAGALGGLGARPAAAATATAAAGAVSDSAVLNFALNLEYLEAEFYLHAVTGQGLADSMTTGTGTRGGVTGGRAVKFTTATTRQFAQEIASDEKAHVQFLRTALGSAAVSRPPIDLQSSFTAAAQAAGLVKPGHSFDAFACEENFLLAAFLFEDVGVTAFKGAAPLISNKTYLEAAAGILAVEAYHAAGIRSALYQHRGSLTGSGHLGHDLKEASVKLSNARDSLDGSVDDDQGVVDSRGNVNIVPADANGIAYSRSPGQVLNIVYLTPKAATSGGFFPKGLNGEVNTSAANG, from the coding sequence GTGTTTGGGAAACGTTATGCCGCGGCGATGATCGCCCGGAGTGCCGAGAACGTGCGGGACCGTCGCCGTTTCTTGCAAGCGGCGGGGATGGCCGGCTTGGGTGTCGTCGGTGCCGGAGCGCTGGGCGGGCTCGGCGCAAGACCTGCCGCCGCGGCGACCGCTACGGCTGCAGCAGGTGCGGTCAGCGACAGCGCGGTGCTCAACTTCGCCCTCAACCTCGAATACCTCGAGGCCGAGTTCTACTTGCACGCCGTCACCGGCCAGGGACTTGCTGACTCGATGACCACCGGCACCGGGACCCGCGGCGGTGTCACGGGTGGTCGCGCGGTCAAGTTCACGACCGCGACGACCCGCCAGTTCGCCCAGGAGATCGCGTCGGACGAGAAGGCCCACGTCCAGTTCCTGCGGACCGCGCTGGGTTCCGCGGCGGTGAGCCGCCCGCCGATCGATCTGCAGTCCAGCTTCACCGCCGCCGCCCAGGCCGCCGGTCTGGTCAAGCCCGGCCACAGTTTCGACGCCTTCGCCTGTGAAGAGAACTTCCTGCTCGCCGCGTTCCTCTTCGAAGACGTCGGCGTCACCGCGTTCAAGGGCGCCGCGCCCCTGATCAGCAACAAGACCTATCTCGAAGCCGCCGCCGGGATCCTCGCGGTCGAGGCGTACCACGCGGCTGGTATCCGCAGCGCGCTTTACCAGCATCGCGGCAGCCTCACGGGTTCAGGCCACCTCGGCCACGACCTGAAGGAAGCCAGTGTCAAGCTGTCCAACGCCCGTGACAGCCTCGACGGTTCGGTCGACGACGACCAGGGTGTCGTCGACAGCCGGGGCAATGTCAACATCGTCCCGGCCGATGCCAACGGCATCGCCTACAGTCGCTCGCCCGGCCAGGTGCTCAACATCGTCTACCTCACGCCAAAAGCAGCGACCTCAGGCGGGTTCTTCCCCAAGGGCCTGAACGGCGAGGTCAACACCAGCGCCGCCAACGGCTGA
- a CDS encoding AAA family ATPase, whose product MNGGDDPAPGLFGRRRELEVLGGVLGEARRGRSAVLVVRGEAGIGKTALLDHAVAQADDLQVINVGGAESEAELAFAGVHQVCAPLLDRLDRLPPPQSAALKTALALAEGPPPDRFLVGLAVLTLLTDAAAKHPLVCVIDDAQWLDSASVQTLSIVARRLRADPVAMVFAVREGEQNPDVAGLERLPELSITGLDDSDSRTLLATTMPGPMDERVRERILAEARGNPLALREFPRMANLPAFTGGFGVAGHGRPLSRRIERSFAARVSALPADTRLLLLIAAADPVGETAVLWRAAALLGIPEAAAAPAETAELITVGGRVRFRHPLIRSAVYEAGGSADRRRVHEALADAIDPVDVEHRAWQRGRAATGPDEAIAAELERVAERARARGGVAAASAFLADAAELTPDPVERARRALAAARAKLDAGAPDAALALLAYAQAAPPDLMRQAQTELLRSQIAFAMHRGRDAPALLLAAAEHLRELDPPLARETYLEALMAAVFAGRLVWAEDSAPAGMARAARSAPPAPDPPRAVDLLLDGLVLRFTEGYAAAAPALMRAVRQFLRDSDAGVAGLRWYGLVGRIALDLWDQQSWDDLAARQVQVLREQGVLTLLPVALAYRAGVCVHAGRFDEAAALLEESGAISQATGAPPPLYIEPVLAAYRGQEERALHLVRTSLHSATVRGEGRVIPIVQYAAAVLHNSLGQYREALAATDWAVEHDDIGMYGYGLGERVEAAARCGETAIAMEATGKLAERADAAGTEMALGVVARSRALVAQGAEADGLYRAAIGHLERSKVGVLQARAQLLYGEWLRRERRQGEAAEQLRQARDTFRRVGAEGFAERARRELVAAGVVVQAPRASAAHQLTGQETTIAQLAAEGHTNSGIAAQLFLSARTVEWHMGKIFGKLGIASRRQLKAALAERNGRPGLS is encoded by the coding sequence GTGAACGGCGGTGACGATCCCGCTCCGGGCCTGTTCGGTCGGCGCCGTGAGCTCGAGGTGCTGGGCGGGGTGCTGGGCGAGGCACGGCGGGGGCGCAGCGCTGTGCTGGTGGTGCGCGGGGAGGCGGGGATCGGCAAGACTGCGTTGCTGGATCACGCGGTCGCGCAGGCCGATGATCTGCAGGTCATCAATGTCGGCGGCGCGGAATCGGAAGCGGAGTTGGCCTTCGCCGGCGTGCACCAGGTGTGTGCGCCGCTCCTGGACCGGCTCGATCGTCTGCCGCCTCCGCAATCCGCGGCGCTGAAAACGGCGCTCGCGCTGGCGGAGGGCCCGCCACCGGACCGGTTTCTCGTCGGGCTGGCCGTGCTGACCTTGCTCACGGATGCTGCTGCCAAGCATCCGCTGGTGTGCGTGATCGACGACGCGCAGTGGCTCGACAGCGCGTCGGTGCAGACGCTGTCGATCGTCGCGCGCCGCCTGCGGGCGGACCCTGTGGCGATGGTCTTCGCCGTCCGTGAGGGCGAGCAGAATCCGGATGTGGCGGGTCTGGAGCGGCTGCCCGAGCTGAGCATCACCGGGCTTGACGACAGTGATTCACGGACCCTGTTGGCAACGACGATGCCCGGCCCGATGGACGAACGGGTGCGTGAACGCATCCTCGCCGAGGCGCGAGGCAACCCGCTGGCATTGCGGGAATTCCCGCGCATGGCGAACCTGCCCGCGTTCACCGGGGGTTTCGGGGTGGCTGGTCACGGACGGCCGCTGTCGCGCCGCATCGAACGCAGCTTCGCTGCCCGAGTGTCCGCATTGCCGGCGGACACTCGGCTTCTCTTGCTCATCGCCGCCGCCGACCCGGTGGGGGAGACGGCGGTGCTCTGGCGTGCCGCCGCACTCCTCGGTATACCGGAAGCGGCCGCGGCACCGGCGGAAACGGCCGAGCTGATCACCGTCGGGGGTCGAGTACGGTTCCGCCACCCGCTGATTCGGTCCGCCGTCTACGAGGCGGGCGGCAGCGCCGACCGCCGGCGTGTGCACGAGGCGCTTGCCGACGCGATCGATCCCGTCGACGTGGAGCACCGTGCGTGGCAGCGCGGTCGGGCGGCGACGGGTCCCGACGAGGCGATCGCGGCCGAGCTGGAACGGGTGGCCGAGCGTGCACGAGCTCGCGGCGGAGTGGCCGCGGCGTCGGCATTTCTGGCTGATGCGGCCGAGCTGACCCCGGATCCCGTCGAGCGCGCCCGGCGCGCTTTGGCCGCGGCACGAGCGAAGCTCGACGCCGGGGCTCCGGACGCGGCGCTGGCGCTGCTCGCGTATGCGCAGGCTGCGCCGCCGGACCTCATGCGCCAGGCCCAGACCGAGTTGCTGCGCTCGCAGATCGCGTTCGCGATGCACCGCGGCCGCGACGCCCCCGCGCTGCTGCTCGCGGCCGCCGAGCACTTGCGTGAGCTCGACCCGCCGCTCGCCCGGGAGACCTACCTCGAAGCGTTGATGGCGGCGGTGTTCGCGGGGCGTCTCGTGTGGGCCGAGGACAGCGCACCGGCCGGGATGGCGCGCGCCGCGCGGTCGGCCCCACCGGCACCCGATCCGCCGCGCGCGGTCGACCTGCTGCTCGACGGGCTCGTGCTGCGGTTCACCGAGGGCTACGCGGCCGCGGCGCCCGCGCTGATGAGGGCCGTGCGGCAGTTCCTGCGCGACTCCGACGCCGGGGTTGCGGGACTGCGCTGGTACGGGCTCGTCGGCCGGATCGCGCTGGACCTGTGGGACCAGCAGTCGTGGGACGACCTGGCTGCCCGGCAGGTGCAGGTCCTGCGCGAGCAGGGTGTGCTGACACTGCTGCCGGTCGCGCTCGCCTACCGCGCCGGCGTGTGCGTGCACGCGGGCCGCTTCGACGAGGCGGCCGCGCTGCTCGAAGAGTCCGGCGCGATCAGCCAGGCCACCGGAGCTCCGCCGCCGCTGTACATCGAGCCGGTGCTGGCGGCCTATCGGGGCCAGGAGGAGCGTGCGCTGCATCTGGTCCGGACGAGTCTGCACAGCGCCACGGTGCGCGGTGAGGGCCGGGTGATCCCGATCGTGCAGTATGCCGCGGCCGTGTTGCACAACAGCTTGGGGCAGTATCGTGAGGCGCTGGCCGCGACTGATTGGGCGGTGGAGCACGACGACATCGGCATGTACGGCTACGGGTTGGGTGAACGTGTCGAAGCGGCGGCCCGTTGTGGTGAGACCGCTATCGCCATGGAGGCGACGGGGAAGCTGGCCGAGCGTGCCGATGCGGCGGGGACGGAGATGGCTCTCGGGGTGGTGGCCCGCTCGCGCGCCTTGGTGGCTCAGGGAGCCGAGGCCGACGGGCTCTACCGGGCCGCGATCGGGCACCTCGAGCGCAGCAAAGTCGGCGTGCTGCAGGCCAGGGCTCAGCTACTCTACGGCGAATGGCTGCGCCGGGAACGTCGCCAGGGTGAAGCAGCCGAGCAGCTGCGGCAGGCCCGTGACACGTTTCGGCGTGTGGGGGCTGAGGGGTTCGCTGAACGCGCCCGGCGGGAGCTCGTTGCTGCTGGGGTAGTCGTGCAAGCACCCCGGGCGTCGGCGGCGCACCAGCTGACCGGACAGGAAACCACCATCGCGCAACTGGCGGCGGAAGGACACACCAACTCCGGCATCGCTGCGCAGCTGTTCCTCAGCGCACGCACGGTCGAATGGCACATGGGCAAGATCTTCGGAAAGCTGGGCATTGCCTCGAGAAGGCAGCTGAAGGCCGCGCTCGCGGAGCGTAACGGACGTCCGGGCCTGTCATGA